In the Telopea speciosissima isolate NSW1024214 ecotype Mountain lineage chromosome 2, Tspe_v1, whole genome shotgun sequence genome, one interval contains:
- the LOC122651764 gene encoding leucine aminopeptidase 1-like, with amino-acid sequence MAVIVVSFFYSLLGSSTRSTLSKLSPFPIFPLSLAYPLSSRRRLRMAHTVAQATLGLTKPAHVEVPKIDFAVKEIDLVEWKGDILAVGVSEKDMSKDENCKFENSILKKLDTHLGGLLAEVSAEEDFTGKAGQSTVHRLPGLGSKRICLIGLGQCTPSSSASVYRGLGEAVAAAVKTAQASNVAITLASSEGLSADSKLTIASAITSGTVLGIFEDIRFKSESKKASLKSVDIIGLGSGPELEKHLKYAGDVCSGVIFGRELVNAPPNVLTPGVLAEEACKIASMHSDVLTANILDVEKCKELKMGSYLGVAAASANPPHFIHLCYKPVTGPVKAKLGLVGKGLTFDSGGYNIKTGPGCMIELMKFDMGGSAAVLGAAKAIGEIKPPGVEVHFIVAACENMISGTGMRPGDILTASNGKTIEVNNTDAEGRLTLADALVYACNQGVEKIVDLATLTGACIIALGPTIAGVFTPSDDLAKEVLAASEVAGEKLWRMPLEDSYWESMKSGVADMVNTGGRPGGSITAALFLKQFVDEKVQWMHIDMAGPVWNDKKKCATGFGVSTLVEWVLKNSA; translated from the exons ATGGCTGTTAtagttgtttcctttttctattctcttttggGTTCCTCTACTCGTTCAACTCTCTCTAAACTAAGTCCTTTTCCgatctttcctctctctcttgcttacCCTCTCAGTTCTAGACGGCGATTGCGCATGGCGCATACTGTTGCTCAGGCCACTCTTGGCCTTACTAAGCCTGCTCATGTCGAGGTCCCCAAG ATCGATTTTGCCGTGAAAGAGATCGATTTGGTGGAATGGAAAGGAGACATTCTTGCCGTCGGTGTCTCAGAGAAAGACATGTCCAAGGATGAGAACTGTAAATTTGAGAACTCGATTTTGAAAAAGTTGGATACCCATTTGGGTGGTCTGTTAGCCGAAGTATCGGCGGAGGAGGATTTCACTGGGAAAGCTGGGCAGTCAACGGTTCATAGGCTTCCGGGTTTAGGTTCTAAGAGGATCTGTTTGATTGGGCTTGGCCAGTGCACCCCATCCTCGTCTGCTAGTGTTTACAGGGGCCTTGGTGAGGCTGTTGCGGCTGCTGTCAAGACTGCCCAAGCAAGTAATGTGGCTATTACCCTTGCTTCCTCTGAAGGGCTCTCTGCTGATTCAAAGCTTACTATTGCTTCGGCGATAACTTCGG GAACTGTGCTGGGAATTTTCGAAGATATTAGATTTAAGTCAGAGTCGAAGAAGGCTTCTTTGAAGTCGGTTGATATTATTGGTCTGGGATCTGGACCCGAATTAGAGAAGCATCTCAAGTACGCTGGTGATGTTTGTTCTGGAGTAATTTTTGGAAGAGAGCTCGTTAATGCACCTCCTAATGTACTTACCCCTG GTGTACTGGCTGAAGAGGCTTGCAAAATTGCTTCCATGCATAGTGATGTTCTTACTGCAAACATATTGGATGTGGAGAAGTGCAAAGAGTTGAAAATGGGTTCTTATTTGGgtgttgctgctgcttctgctAATCCTCCTCATTTTATCCATTTATGTTACAAACCTGTAACTGGGCCTGTCAAAGCCAAATTGGGGTTAGTTGGAAAGGGTTTAACTTTTGACAG TGGTGGCTACAACATCAAGACGGGACCAGGCTGCATGATTGAGCTCATGAAATTTGACATGGGAGGTTCAGCAGCAGTTCTAGGTGCAGCAAAAGCTATTGGTGAAATCAAACCTCCAGGAGTAGAG GTACATTTCATTGTTGCAGCTTGTGAGAACATGATAAGTGGTACAGGAATGAGACCTGGGGACATCCTTACAGCTTCAAATGGGAAAACAATTGAG GTCAATAATACTGATGCTGAAGGCAGACTTACCCTTGCAGATGCATTGGTTTATGCTTGCAACCAAGGTGTAGAGAAG ATAGTCGATCTGGCAACGTTGACTGGGGCTTGTATAATTGCACTTGGGCCCACTATTGCAG GAGTCTTTACACCAAGTGATGACCTGGCAAAGGAGGTTTTAGCTGCTTCAGAGGTTGCTGGGGAGAAGCTCTGGCGAATGCCATTGGAGGACAGCTATTGGGAATCCATGAAATCAGGGGTTGCTGATATGGTGAACACAGGCGGTCGTCCAGGTGGTTCTATCACTGCTGCTCTCTTCTTGAAACAG TTTGTGGATGAGAAAGTCCAATGGATGCATATCGACATGGCTGGCCCTGTTTGGAATGACAAGAAAAAGTGTGCAACTGGGTTTGGCGTTTCAACTCTGGTGGAATGGGTTCTGAAGAACTCTGCTTAG